The Cucurbita pepo subsp. pepo cultivar mu-cu-16 chromosome LG15, ASM280686v2, whole genome shotgun sequence genome contains the following window.
GATCCTCGTGCATGACATGAATTACAACACCGCAGCAGTATAGAAATTCCAAACCTTATTATAATGTTTACAGTTGGCAGAGTACCACGCAACGTGCCCTCCAAATTTAACCCTTGTCCTTTAGCTTATAGGGTATCTACCCAAAATGCAAGGGTCAATAGCCTTCAAAACTTTTTTGTGGCCACCCACCCTACAACCACCGGTTTAAGACAAAGTTTCGCAGTTAAACACAAAGGCCTCAGCCGCTTGATGGAAGATCAGTTGCTTCTACCCATAGGTTTCAATCCGACCCTTAAAGACATtatcttaaaaagaaaaaaaaaaaaaagaaactgtCTTGAAGGCATGCGAGGATGTTGCTGCGAAAATTCTGCAGATATGAACATGGGACTCTGCTAAAATCTGTACTTTGCGTAAAGAAGCTAAAAAGAAAGCTTCGTGTTCCTCGGAGACACCAAATTTGTCTGAAAATGGCTCAGTTCAGATATTCTAAAGGAAAATTTCAACAACAATTATACAAACAAAACATCAACAATTATGCAGATCCACTTCAAAACCCGAGTATCCGTTCGACCCATTTCCGACATTTTAGGTTTTTTAGCTGAAAAGAAATGGCTTTTATGAGGAGGATTAGCGAGATTTGGACTGATAATGTCATTGGGAGTAGTGTAGACACTGTAGACGACAATGGTCAAAGAAGGAACTGTGAAACTGATACActaaaaagaaacgaaaaagaaaaggaatcaCGGCTGATTCCACTGCTTTTTCTGTGAAAATTCAGTAAAATGGAACTGAAAATCCGTCATGAAAAAGCAGGTAACACCTGAAGATTGGATCGACCCATCACTCGAATCTAATACAACTCACATTTCATCCTCATTCTCTACAAACCTATCTAAGAATTCAagacaattttctttttgaaagtAATGAGCTTAATCAATGAATAAATCGACCTCAGAACTTCTTATTGGTCTTACGAATCGACGATCGTAGCTGAACATGCATTGGACCTGGACTCACTGGCGTCGTACTGGGTGGAGTTAATGGTGGCGACGCTTCGGTTTCTGGGGGAGGTGGAGATTGAGATGCTGGcagcagcggcggcggcggtggtaaGGGATTCGGGATGGTATCAGGCGGAGGTGGGGAAGTCGGAATAACGTCAGGCGGAGGTGGGGTAGTCGGAATAACGTCAGGCGGAGGCGGAGAAGCCGGAGTAGCGTCAGATGGAGGTGGAAAAGCCGGAGTAGCGTCAGATGGAGGAGGAAAAGCCGGAATCGGATTTTGAGGTGGTGGGTTGGGATTGGAATCTGGTGGGTTTGGTGGGTTCTGCGGTTGATTGGAAGCCGAGATGGGGGCGGCGCCGCCGGGAGTGGCGGAATTGGGATTGGGAAAGACAACCGGAGGGGAAAAACAGGAGTTGCCGGAGCACTTGTGGGATTTTTGGAGGCCATGACGCATAAATCCAAAGCCAAGAACTAGACCAAGAACCACCAAAACGGTAacaatgaagatgaagatctTAGTAGCTTTGCCAACATAACACATTTTCGATTATCCAGAGTTCCAAATTCAGATTCCGATAAACACACAGCTTCACAAGAAAAAGATTTGgggtttgattctttttcgTCTTTTTCTCATGGcgggtgaagaagatgagcaAAATGAGAGAGATAGGGAGTAAGGGAGTGGAGTGGACTGGGCTACTCACAGAGTTGTAGCTTGAAAGGGCATCGGACCCACGTGAAGACCAATGAATCCGTCACCGTTCCTTTTCACTTTTAACCTTTGGCAAGTGAATGACAGGtaatatttttacatttttacaGTCCGTACATGGATCTAAGAGATGGATAgttttaatgtaattaataaaagttaagCAGGCAGACCCAAAAGCTAAATTTCAATCTCAGAGGATTGGTGAGCAATGGCGGTGAGCAATAAAAGTTAAGCAGGCAGACCCAATAGGTGGAAGTGGGGCACTAATGATATATGGAAAATTCggttaaaaaatgaaaagagattttgttttgttattaaGTACCTGTTACCTGTTGAAAAGACATCAAGAATCGAGCCAACCAAGCATGTCTGCCAAGTCATTCCTCTTTGAGATAGGAGTTAACCTCATAAATGTGGCTCTCAGTTAGCTGAACTCTGCATCACAGATTTTGACTGTTtgtaaataaacataaattctTCCAAGCTGCCACTATCCGTAAAAACCTGTCTCAGCAACAGGACAACCAATCAAGCATAAACTTACACATCGTCTTCCTCATCTTTTATCAATCAAGGAATTATTAGCCAAAAGTGGACCTGAGGAACTAGTTCAGCAGATAAGTATAAAACAGATTAAGAACGAGATCaactctattggtatgaggtctctTGGAGAAGTCCAAAATAAATCTACGAGAGTTTAagtttaaagtggacaatatcatactattgtgaagaGTGGTGAGTCCTAACAATTATCATGGTATGAAGAAACTGATACTCAGTAAAACCTATCTCTCTACCCACGTGATACTAAATATAATCATCTTCATATTTAATTGCTAACTATAAACGATTGCTGAACAGTTAGCATATAAGAAATGCCATACCtgttgttattgaataaatttgaCATGAAACAAAGTTACACAGTAATTACCAAAAATCCCCACAAGAACAAATGCCATCGATAAAATGGTGAAACCTGTGGTTATCACGCATGACGATTTCTCGATCCATGAGTTTCGATATTAATTTCGTTACCGTGTGGCAATCTGCACATACTCGAAGATTCTTAGTAATCCTAATTTTGGTCCCTGGAGGGGTATTTAGAAGAGCAAAAGCAATTGCCAATCGCTCACTATGATCCCAAAGCATCTTCTCCTTTTGTTCTTCACTGAcatcatataaaattgaactaGTATCGGGCTTGTGCCCTTTCTCCTTGAGTCGCCAACTTATGTCCTTCAGTTTAGCATATATATCTTTTGTTTGTTGGTGTGACTTGTCTCCAACAAAGAACATATGAACCTGGCTATCAAGCTCAATTAAGCTGTACCCCGCTGGTTTCTTCAATCCATAATTCCTCATTGTAGTTCTCACTTTTTCCACAGCAGTCCATTGTTTCATAGCAGCATAAATATTGGAAAGACAGATGTAGCTACTAACCCTTGTTGGATTCGTtctgaaaatattttgagCTGAAATCTCTGCCAACACGACGTTTCGATGAAGCCTACAAGCAGAAAGGAGTGCAGCCCATATATCAGCGGATGGTTCGACTTCCATACGCTTTACCAGTTCGTATGCTTCATTCAGTAGCCCTGCTCTGCCAAGAAGATCTACCAAACATAAGTAATGAGCAGGTCCCGGTCTGATATCATACTTAATGGTCATTTCATTGAAAATCGTTTTGCCCTCATCAACCAAGCCTGAATGGCTACATGCTGATAGAACAGAAGTtagaacaccctcatctggaCTAATGCCATTTGCTGTCATTTCATTGAAAACGGATATAGCCTCTTTTCCCCTCCCATGAATTCCATAAGCTGCAATCATAGCACTCCAAGCAACCATATTCTTCTGAGTCATCTCACAAAAGACGTGGTAAGAGCAAGATAATTCTCCACACTTAGCATACATGTCTATAAGGGCAGTTCCTAAAAAGGAATTTAAGAAAATCCCTATCTTAGTCAGATATGAATGGACTGACTTCCCAAATTGCAGGGCTGTAATCTTTTCACAAGCACCTAGGACAGCCACGAGAGTTATCTCATCCGGAGCTGCTGTTTCTTCGATTAGCATTTGACAGAAAagtcttaaactttcaaaagcaTCTCCACTTCGTTGATAGCATGAAATTATAGAATTCCATGATACAGtatctttaattttcaactcCTCGAATAATTGCCTAGCAACAGCAATAGAGCTGCAATTTGAGTACATATCAATCAGCGAGTTCATCAGGAACTCATTCGAAGAAACATAATTATTGCGTATAGCATAACAATGGATCTCCTTCCCCTGCTTAATGGCAGCCAAATCAACACAAGCAGAGAGGAGTGCAAGCAAAGTAGTCCCATCTGCTTTCAACCCAGCCTTTCCCATTagataaaaaatcattaaagcTTCCATTGCATTGTTGTTCCTCACGTAACCCGAAATCAGAGTATTCCAAGAAGTTGTATCCCTGTCGggcattttatcaaacacctTCCTTGCAACATCCAAATTCCCAAACTTCAGGTACATTGCTAGAAGAGAATTGTTCACATAAATATCTGAATCCCACCCACAAACCTCCACATGAGTATGAATTTCCCTTCCCATTTCACTAAGACCCAGATCACCACACGCTTTTAGAACAAAAGGGAAAGTAAAATTGTCAACAATTCCTAATCTTAGCATTTTACGATACATAGCAAGGGCCTCGTAAGCAATAACACCACCAGAAGCATAACCTCTAATCATAAAATTCCACAGGAATGAATTTTTCAAAGCAACCCCATCGAATATCACTTGGGCTTCTATCATGCGACCACAAGCCGCATAAAATGCAGCAAGTTTGGAGCTGAGATAGGTATTGTTTTGAAGATTTCCAGATGTGAGCATACAGGCATGGAGTTTCCGGCCTTGTGCAATTGATTTGTTGTTGGTGAGTGATTGCAAAATGGCTCCACATTGTAGAGAAGTAAGTGGGAATCTCAGAGCGGACTTGGGATTGGTTACAGTATTTGTATGTAGAGATTTCTTGCAAATGCTTGCGTTATGAAGTAAGAATGATTTAAGAATAGCTGTGGCAATGGCAATCATGGGAAGAAACTAGAATTATAGGTTACCATTCACAAAACCTGGTTGAACACTATAATTCTAGTCACAACTAAAGATCATCTTCATATAAATATTGAGGATGAAAATCTTACCCTCATCAAGTTATAAGCCTGCGATGagtgtaaaaaaattaataaataaaaactggaaatagaaaatatgaaaaaatatacaaaaaaagagtggagatgcggggtatcgatccccgtacctctcgcatgctaagcgagcgctctaccatctgagctacatccccattTGAATAACATatgaaaattacataaataccttccatatttgtatttattttttgaataaaatatgaaaattatatactTACCTTCCACGAATGGCGTAtccttttccctttcggaGTTTGCCGAATCAATGCCACGTCAGAAACCCCAATGTGTCAAAAACCCTACTCCAatactataaattaaatttctgaCGCCCTCTCCCTTATAAACCAAACCAacctttttcttcccttctatTCCGATGGCACCAAAGCGGCTCGTCGAAGATCTTCCGTCCGCGCATGCCTTTTCAGATTCCGAAGAAGAATCCGATTATGAGACTCATGAAGAGGATCGGGAAATTGATAATCTAATGCAGAACTCCGAGGACGAAATCGATGAACACACCCACgaagatgaagaggaagaacaacaagaagaacaagaacaagcaaTCCCCTCTCCTGTCATCCCTAGACGTGAAAATTCTCTCGAAAAGGATTCTGGGTTCGTCTCAGATTCCGATTCTGAGAAAACCCAATCCTCCCCAAGTGCTTCTGCTTTCACCATTAAACCGATTCTTCGGAAATTGGCCTGTGGGTCTTCTAAACCTAACAAGGATTCACACAAGTCGAGCATAGATTGTGCTACTGTGAAGCCACCTTTTAGTTCATGCTTAAAGCGCCCGATTGAGAATAACTTCCAAGGGAATGAGTCgaataagaagaagatgaagagggtAATGAATGGCGAAGAtattgaagaagggaaaaaggtGTGTGGGTCCGGCATTAACAGGCTGTGGAGTGA
Protein-coding sequences here:
- the LOC111776447 gene encoding vegetative cell wall protein gp1-like; the protein is MCYVGKATKIFIFIVTVLVVLGLVLGFGFMRHGLQKSHKCSGNSCFSPPVVFPNPNSATPGGAAPISASNQPQNPPNPPDSNPNPPPQNPIPAFPPPSDATPAFPPPSDATPASPPPPDVIPTTPPPPDVIPTSPPPPDTIPNPLPPPPPLLPASQSPPPPETEASPPLTPPSTTPVSPGPMHVQLRSSIRKTNKKF
- the LOC111811656 gene encoding putative pentatricopeptide repeat-containing protein At3g11460, mitochondrial, translating into MIAIATAILKSFLLHNASICKKSLHTNTVTNPKSALRFPLTSLQCGAILQSLTNNKSIAQGRKLHACMLTSGNLQNNTYLSSKLAAFYAACGRMIEAQVIFDGVALKNSFLWNFMIRGYASGGVIAYEALAMYRKMLRLGIVDNFTFPFVLKACGDLGLSEMGREIHTHVEVCGWDSDIYVNNSLLAMYLKFGNLDVARKVFDKMPDRDTTSWNTLISGYVRNNNAMEALMIFYLMGKAGLKADGTTLLALLSACVDLAAIKQGKEIHCYAIRNNYVSSNEFLMNSLIDMYSNCSSIAVARQLFEELKIKDTVSWNSIISCYQRSGDAFESLRLFCQMLIEETAAPDEITLVAVLGACEKITALQFGKSVHSYLTKIGIFLNSFLGTALIDMYAKCGELSCSYHVFCEMTQKNMVAWSAMIAAYGIHGRGKEAISVFNEMTANGISPDEGVLTSVLSACSHSGLVDEGKTIFNEMTIKYDIRPGPAHYLCLVDLLGRAGLLNEAYELVKRMEVEPSADIWAALLSACRLHRNVVLAEISAQNIFRTNPTRVSSYICLSNIYAAMKQWTAVEKVRTTMRNYGLKKPAGYSLIELDSQVHMFFVGDKSHQQTKDIYAKLKDISWRLKEKGHKPDTSSILYDVSEEQKEKMLWDHSERLAIAFALLNTPPGTKIRITKNLRVCADCHTVTKLISKLMDREIVMRDNHRFHHFIDGICSCGDFW